TCCCCAATTCTCGGATGAACCCTTCGGGTACAGCCTGGGAATTTCCTTGATTTTCGAGGAGGCCCGTTCCCAACAGAAGCTGCAACTCGCTTACTACGATGAAGATGGAAATCTCCTCGGATTCGTGGAGTTGCTGGAAGGCCCTGCATACGGGCAGGCAATTCTGCGCAGTGGATTCTTCGGCCTGGTTCTCGCCGGCGCGTTGTCGATCCTCCTGGCCGGAGCGGCAGGCCTGTGGTTCAGCCACCGGCTCAGCCGGCCCATTCTGGCGCTTTCAAGAAGCAGCGCCCGCATCGCCAACGGCGAGTACGCCAGCCGGGTGGAAATCGATCGCCAGGACGAACTCGGTCTGTTGGCCAAGACGTTCAACCGTATGGCGGAGAAAGTCGATGGAACGGTATCGACGCTGCGCCGCTTTGTCTCCGACGCGGCGCACGAACTGAACACCCCATTGACCGCGCTGCGCACCAACCTCGACCTGGCTAAAAATGAAAGAAAGGCTTCTCTTCGAAAAAAGGACCTCGAACAAGCCATCGAACAATCGGAACGATTGGAGCGCCTGTCAAACGCACTGCTCGATATTTCCCGGCTTGAAGCCAATATGAATCTTCAAGATACGGTCCGGTTGGATCTTGTCAGGCTGCTTCGTGAAGTCAGCGAGCGCTGCGCCTCACGCGCTGAACAATCGGCCATCGAATTCCACCTCGAGCTGCCTGCGGACTCGGTGGAGTTGATGGGCAGCGAAACACAGATGCGCCGCGCACTCGAAAACCTGCTCGACAATGCGCTGAAATTCACGCCACAAGGCGGAGAAATCCGGATCGGGCTTCGCCGGGAAGAAGATTTTGCAGCCATCTGGGTGGAAGATACCGGAATCGGCGTCCCGAAGACGAACTGCCAAATCTATTTCAACGTTTTCACAGGGCCTGCAACGCATACAGTTTTCCCGGCAGCGGCCTGGGACCGGTCATCGCGAAACGATCATCGAGGGACACGGCGGCTCGATCCATGTGGAAAACCTGGAACGCGGAACTCGCTTCATCTGCCGACTGCCTGCCGGACATTGAATCCGCCCCGCAAGGTAAAAAGACCCTGACCTCCAGTGAGCAGGATCCTCGATTCGGATTCCAGCAACGAACTCGAGCGATTATCCTTCGATCTCGTCTGGCTCGGTGATGGTAAAGGATTCGACCGTCTTCCGGAAGATGCTCAATTCATCGTGGCTCAACGCAGAGTCGGCGACCAGCAAGAAGCGATAGATCGCAAACGGAGCCTGGATGAAAAACTGATGAGAATAATTCGTTTCTTGACCGCGCTGCGGCACCTTGTAACTGGCGAGTACGTATTTCGCAGGCAGGGATCCGATCCAGAAATTCGAATCTTCTTCGATCGCCGAGTATTGTGAACCGGAGAGGATGGTCATCGCTTCGTTCGCCGATATCGCCCGAACGATGACTTTATGATTTCCAATTTTAAAGGGAAGAATCCCCGGGCCATCGCAGTGAACGGCGCCTTCCGGCAGGTCGATACGACAGCGGCGTTTCGGATTGACCAACCGGCCTTCTTCGAAGGTGTATTCTCGATCGGATTGCCCATCGATTCCAGCGCTAGAATCAGCAGGGATGTCCCCAGATTTGATCCTGCGCATGATAGAAAAACGCAGCAACCATCCCAGGGGTGTGGCCACGATTCGCATGATCAGCGCGAGGATACGGATACTCAACGGCGGAGCCTGAGGCAGAGGAAAGGCTTCCGACTGGGTAGATTTTGCCCGGCGCAGATGCAAATCGAAGCTCCCCACAGGGTCGTAGTTGCGCTTGCGAAAGCGCCTGTGGACGCAGGAAAATCCCGCCGAATCGGGAAAACCTTCCGTGACATACGCGTACTGCGCAGCAGCAGGTCCGGCGTGGATCGCGCTCGCAAATTCTGCGCAGATGGGGTCCTTAAAAACGCCTCGTTTCCTTTGGATTGCTGCAATGTCGGTCACTGCAAGATCTTTCAGGCTGCACTTCGCCAGAAGCGTAGGAATATCATTCGGGACATCGGAGAGATCGTCTGACCCATAATATTTTGGCTGCGAGTTGAAAGCCGCAATGGGTTTACGCTGCATATAAAGTTCGTAGCCCCAAACGTCACTGTCAAGCAGCCAGAGATGAAGGATGGGAAGCTGCAACAAATTCAACTCGAACAACA
This genomic stretch from Anaerolineales bacterium harbors:
- a CDS encoding HAMP domain-containing sensor histidine kinase, giving the protein MDYSIQAKARSTLNTNSDRELDADQDGLPDGPFDVFPQGYPFLVEPDESGRRLIFLPQFSDEPFGYSLGISLIFEEARSQQKLQLAYYDEDGNLLGFVELLEGPAYGQAILRSGFFGLVLAGALSILLAGAAGLWFSHRLSRPILALSRSSARIANGEYASRVEIDRQDELGLLAKTFNRMAEKVDGTVSTLRRFVSDAAHELNTPLTALRTNLDLAKNERKASLRKKDLEQAIEQSERLERLSNALLDISRLEANMNLQDTVRLDLVRLLREVSERCASRAEQSAIEFHLELPADSVELMGSETQMRRALENLLDNALKFTPQGGEIRIGLRREEDFAAIWVEDTGIGVPKTNCQIYFNVFTGPATHTVFPAAAWDRSSRNDHRGTRRLDPCGKPGTRNSLHLPTACRTLNPPRKVKRP